A portion of the Echeneis naucrates chromosome 5, fEcheNa1.1, whole genome shotgun sequence genome contains these proteins:
- the zmynd8 gene encoding protein kinase C-binding protein 1 isoform X4, producing MHPQSVPEEEEKEIGEEMEISTRSKALKDPWVCRPVLCNLQVLSAVSDTASTERVAQKRKMPSPSHSSNGHSSAETSPCPVKKKKKPGAVSSSKDQSELRHGPFYYVKQPALTTDPVDVVPQDGRNDFYCWLCHREGQVLCCELCPRVYHAKCLKLPAEPEGDWFCPECEKITVAECIETQSKAMMMLTIDQLSYLLKFALQKMKQPGTEPFQKPVSLEQHPDYAEYIFHPMDLCTLEKNIKKKMYGCTEAFLADAKWILHNCIIYNGGNHKLTATAKVIVKICEHEMNEIEVCPECYLSACQKRDNWFCEPCSNPHPLVWAKLKGFPFWPAKALRDKDGQVDARFFGQHDRAWVPLNNCYLMSKEIPFSVKKTKSIFNSAMQEMEVYVENMKKKFGVFNYAPFRTPYTPDNNFQMLLDPSNPSSTPVKSDKQEKIKLSFDMTASPKIPLARTMLSGPGVGGGSVGRRFPLSDMPRSPMSTNSSAHTGSDGEQETADKSQVKATISQYSAGEDSMDCTVSPAPPRPGPAGSSLDSPKPFHSQASGLSKQEKAPQTGSILNLNLDRSKAEMDLKELSETVQQKQGTTPVLTSPKRQIKSRFQLNLDKTIESCKAQLGIDEISVDVYKGVEHSDSEDSDKSETSDSEYASDDEQKTKDGQDAAPNDEAPKDPTKTKVKDQSSPRQDKEGKDDTLVPSESATADATSTALDTPSNEKINSDSEKESPEKTKASPASPAPRDKAHVKEEAKQPVPVEDSDSERELVIDLGEDQGGKDRKRSRKETATVKDMPSGKSEGKALTPSTVPSENSAALSTPSSVSTQSSLAIPVNMVSFTTPSPATISLTTVSSATATPPSSSSSSLASTTPALKKQRPLLPRETVPVVQRAVVWNPTAKFQTSSQKWHMQKVQRQQQNQQPVATTQIQASSPRQGQSQVVTQAQTGNVSTAVSSSSAQQSSQSTRYQTRQAVKAVQQKDAPLSTSTSAVTLVSGSPASVAMMAASSLGAATSSSPVATDQYIPTASADVAADIAKYTNKIMDAIKGTMTEIYNDLSKSTSGNTIAEIRRLRIEIEKLQWLHQQELSEMKHNLELTMAEMRQSLEQERERLVTEVKKQMEMEKQQAVDETKKKQWCANCRKEAIFYCCWNTSYCDYPCQQAHWPEHMKSCTQSATAPQQEPEAESTADLPNKGLGQTSSGPNTLRDTPVSAPTDKDCDVEKSADSVAVTLS from the exons TCAGAACTAAGACATGGTCCCTTTTACTATGTGAAGCAGCCAGCACTCACCACAGACCCTGTTGATGTTGTACCGCAGGACGGCAGGAATGACTTCTACTGCTGGCTGTGCCACCGCGAGGGTCAGGTGCTCTGCTGTGAGCTCTGCCCCAGGGTGTACCACGCCAAGTGCCTCAAACTACCAGCCGAGCCTGAGGGCGACTGGTTCTGTCCGGAGTGTGAG AAAATAACAGTTGCCGAGTGCATAGAGACTCAGAGCAAAGCCATGATGATGCTAACTATAGACCAGCTGTCTTACCTCCTAAAATTTGCCCTTCAGAAGATGAAACAACCAGGT ACTGAACCTTTCCAGAAACCTGTCTCTCTTGAACAGCATCCAGATTATGCGgaatacatttttcatccaATGGATCTTTGCACACTTGAGAAG AATATTAAAAAGAAGATGTATGGCTGCACAGAGGCCTTCTTGGCAGATGCTAAATGGATTTTGCACAACTGTATTATATACAATGGAG GCAATCACAAACTGACAGCTACAGCTAAAGTGATTGTAAAAATTTGTGAACATGAG ATGAATGAAATTGAAGTTTGTCCTGAGTGTTATCTGTCTGCTTGCCAAAAGAGAGACAACTGGTTTTGTGAGCCTTGT AGTAACCCACACCCTCTAGTGTGGGCCAAGCTGAAAGGATTTCCATTTTGGCCAGCAAAAGCTCTGCGGGACAAAGACGGACAAGTGGACGCTCGCTTCTTTGGTCAACATGACAG GGCATGGGTTCCTTTAAACAACTGCTACCTCATGTCCAAAGAGATTCCATTTTCTGTGAAGAAGACCAAAAGCATCTTCAACAGTGCCATGCAAGAGATGGAGGTTTATGTGGAGAACATGAAGAAGAAGTTTGGAGTTTTCAACTATGCCCCTTTTAGGACACCCTACACTCCTGACAATAATTTTCAGATGCTGCTTGATCCCTCCAACCCCTCGTCCACTCCAGTCAAATCtgacaaacaggagaaaatCAAGCTAAGCTTTGACATGACAGCATCACCCAAGATTCCTTTGGCGAGGACCATGTTGTCTGGGCCTGGGGTGGGAGGGGGCAGTGTTGGCCGGCGCTTCCCACTCAGTGACATGCCTCGCTCCCCCATGAGCACCAACTCCTCTGCTCATACTGGTTCAGATGGGGAACAGGAGACAGCAGACAAGTCACAAGTTAAAGCCACAATCAGCCAATACAGTGCAGGAGAAGACTCCATGGACTGTACAG TATCACCTGCTCCTCCACGACCTGGTCCTGCAGGCAGTTCATTGGACAGCCCTAAACCATTCCACTCTCAAGCTTCTGGTCTTTCTAAGCAGGAGAAGGCACCACAAACAGGAAGCATTCTGAACCTAAATCTAG ATCGAAGCAAAGCAGAAATGGACCTGAAGGAGCTGAGTGAAACAGTTCAGCAGAAGCAAGGAACGACACCAGTCCTCACGTCCCCGAAAAGACAGATTAAGAGTCGTTTCCAGCTGAACCTGGACAAAACCATTGAGAGTTGCAAAGCACAGTTGG gTATTGATGAAATCTCTGTTGACGTATATAAAGGTGTTGAACACAGTGACTCAGAAGACTCTGATAAATCTGAGACGAGTGACAGTGAGTATGCCAGTGATGATGAGCAAAAGACCAAGGATGGCCAGGATGCAGCACCAAATGATGAAGCTCCGAAAGACCCTACTAAAACTAAGGTTAAAGACCAATCTTCCCCAAGGCAAGATAAGGAGGGCAAAGACGATACACTTGTCCCATCTGAGTCTGCAACAGCCGATGCCACTTCAACAGCATTAGACACCCCAtctaatgagaaaataaactcTGATTCAGAAAAAGAGAGCCCAGAGAAGACCAAAGCATCTCCAGCATCACCTGCTCCCAGAGACAAGGCTCATGTGAAAGAAGAAGCAAAGCAGCCTGTGCCAGTAGAAGACTCTGACTCTGAAAGGGAGCTAGTTATTGACCTTGGAGAAGATCAGGgaggcaaagacagaaagaggagcaggaaagaaacTGCCACTGTCAAAGACATGCCCTCTGGTAAATCTGAAG GTAAAGCCCTGACCCCGTCCACGGTACCATCTGAAAACAGTGCAGCACTTTCCACACCCTCCAGCGTTTCCACACAGTCCTCATTGGCCATTCCTGTCAACATGGTCTCCTTCACAACTCCCTCTCCCGCAACCATAAGCCTTACAACTGTGTCCAGTGCTACAGCAACACCcccgtcttcctcctcctcctctttggccTCAACAACTCCAGCATTGAAGAAGCAGCGCCCCCTGCTGCCTAGAGAGACTGTGCCAGTGGTGCAAAGAGCTGTAGTGTGGAATCCTACTGCCAAGTTTCAGACTTCCTCACAGAAATGGCACATGCAGAAGGTGCAGCGTCAGCAACAGAACCAGCAACCTGTGGCAACCACTCAAATTCAGGCATCATCACCCAGGCAAGGCCAATCCCAGGTAGTGACCCAGGCACAGACTGGGAATGTCTCAACAGCAGTATCATCATCCTCAGCACAGCAGTCTTCACAGAGCACTCGTTATCAGACCAGGCAGGCTGTCAAAG CTGTTCAACAAAAAGACGCTCCACTCAGCACATCTACATCCGCTGTCACCCTGGTATCTGGTAGTCCAGCTTCTGTTGCCATGATGGCAGCATCAAGTCTTGGCGCAGCTACCTCATCTTCACCAGTGGCAACAGACCAGTATATCCCCACTGCTTCTGCAGATGTGGCTGCAGACATCgccaaatacacaaataaa ATAATGGATGCAATCAAAGGTACAATGACTGAAATCTACAATGATCTTTCTAAGAGTACTTCAGGGAACACAATAGCTGAG ATAAGACGACTGAgaattgaaatagaaaaattacAATGGCTGCATCAGCAGGAGTTGTCAGAAATGAAGCACAATCTTG AGCTGACAATGGCAGAGATGAGGCAAAGTCTAgaacaggagagggagaggttgGTGACTGAGGTGAAGAAacagatggagatggagaagcAACAAGCAGTAgatgaaacaaagaagaagcagTGGTGTGCTAACTGCAGGAAAGAGGccatcttctactgctgctGGAACACTAGCTACTGTGATTACCCCTGTCAACAAGCTCACTGGCCAGAACACATGAAGTCCTGCACTCAGTCAG CTACAGCCCCACAGCAAGAACCTGAGGCTGAGTCGACAGCAGACCTCCCAAACAAAGGGTTAGGGCAGACTAGCAGTGGCCCAAACACTCTCAGAGACACGCCAGTCTCTGCACCAACAGACAAAGACTGTGACGTGGAGAAGAGTGCTGACAGTGTCGCTGTCACGTTGTCATAA